A genomic segment from Pelotomaculum isophthalicicum JI encodes:
- a CDS encoding spore coat associated protein CotJA has translation MPPMQLARAYVPWQKMGQVFSPAEALAHGTIFPELVSPYPG, from the coding sequence ATGCCGCCAATGCAACTAGCGCGCGCCTATGTTCCATGGCAAAAAATGGGGCAGGTCTTCAGTCCGGCGGAAGCTTTAGCCCACGGTACCATATTCCCTGAACTGGTATCGCCATACCCAGGTTAG
- a CDS encoding CAP domain-containing protein yields the protein MFKKLLVCSFVFAVSLIMFVSPKAEAATNYNFSNFPGLNSLYGQNYNPVQRTNPTPVSKPSPTPVSTPSSVSTSGLTAEEQQLVNLVNQERTKINLQPLTVDTRLVNVARMKSQDMINNNYFSHQSPTYGSPFDMMKSQGITYRYAGENIAGNQSVQAAHTALMNSSGHRANILNSNYKYIGVGVVHGGPYGEMITEEFTG from the coding sequence GTGTTTAAGAAGCTCTTAGTATGTTCTTTCGTTTTTGCCGTGTCGTTAATTATGTTTGTTAGCCCAAAAGCAGAAGCCGCCACAAATTACAATTTTAGCAACTTTCCAGGTTTAAATTCATTATATGGACAGAATTATAACCCAGTTCAAAGAACGAATCCGACACCTGTTTCAAAGCCGAGTCCAACTCCGGTTTCCACACCATCGTCCGTTTCCACATCAGGGCTGACCGCTGAAGAACAGCAACTGGTTAACCTTGTCAATCAGGAAAGGACAAAAATAAATTTACAGCCGCTCACGGTTGATACGAGACTAGTGAACGTGGCCAGGATGAAATCACAAGATATGATTAACAACAATTACTTCAGTCATCAGTCGCCAACTTATGGTTCTCCGTTTGACATGATGAAATCACAGGGTATAACCTATCGTTACGCTGGAGAAAACATCGCGGGCAACCAATCGGTTCAAGCGGCACATACAGCCCTAATGAACTCTTCCGGACATAGGGCCAATATATTAAATTCCAATTATAAATACATCGGTGTTGGTGTTGTCCACGGCGGGCCTTACGGAGAGATGATTACAGAGGAATTTACCGGTTAA
- a CDS encoding diguanylate cyclase domain-containing protein: protein MVPFSIIQSLYKELNLWKNIDETVKEIGISFGTVIWKPSDSKTIINLIEEADQRMYQQKKNKNYSRHN from the coding sequence TTGGTACCATTTTCAATAATTCAATCGCTTTATAAAGAGCTAAACCTATGGAAAAATATAGATGAGACTGTGAAAGAAATTGGAATTAGCTTCGGTACTGTCATTTGGAAACCGTCTGATTCGAAAACTATTATTAATTTAATAGAAGAAGCCGACCAAAGGATGTATCAGCAGAAAAAAAATAAAAATTACAGCAGACATAATTAA
- a CDS encoding YmaF family protein produces MPEKNDSAATVYGPITGSVALKKPQNNPQTHVHEFLGSTQCAQENDERHKHRFIGVTSEVIPVKLPNGHFRHIHGILINTDLFEGHQHEIVIETGPAIPLDDEKHVHLIKGITKLNDEHSHSIFFATTIETYLIDSRP; encoded by the coding sequence ATGCCGGAGAAAAATGACAGCGCGGCTACCGTATACGGCCCAATTACTGGTTCTGTTGCCCTAAAAAAGCCCCAAAATAATCCACAGACTCATGTGCATGAGTTTTTGGGCAGTACACAGTGTGCTCAAGAAAATGATGAAAGACATAAACACCGTTTTATTGGAGTGACAAGTGAAGTCATACCTGTAAAACTACCCAACGGACACTTCAGACATATACACGGCATATTAATAAACACAGATTTATTTGAAGGTCACCAACATGAAATAGTGATTGAGACTGGACCTGCAATACCTCTTGATGATGAAAAGCATGTACACTTGATTAAGGGAATCACTAAACTAAATGATGAGCACTCCCATAGTATTTTTTTTGCTACAACGATCGAAACTTATCTTATTGATTCTAGACCATAG
- the mnmH gene encoding tRNA 2-selenouridine(34) synthase MnmH — protein sequence MFKDITLEEALELDEALLVDVRSENEYLTDTIPGAVNIPVLNNEERAAVGLTYHRDGTEQAVRLGLELVSPKLGDKLSAVDKLSRGRKVVVFCWRGGQRSELMALFLDTAGYPVYRIAGGYKAYRSYVNEYLSQQKLPLRAVVLHGLTGVGKTDVLNSLAQKGVPVLDLEGLARHRGSVYGKIGLPPSPSQKAFEGHIVQLLKKACGRGFFVVECESRRVGNLFVPPLVMEFIRHGERILLYTSIENRIKRIREVYAGGPGSSVIELQRATSSLVKRLGRARVEELNQLLAEKNFDHVISFMLKYHYDPLYNYPDSPGAGYDLCVDTADMENAVKIICEFVTDLPLHESLQ from the coding sequence TTGTTTAAAGACATCACATTAGAAGAAGCTCTTGAACTGGACGAAGCTTTGTTGGTTGACGTGCGGTCAGAGAATGAATACTTGACAGATACCATACCGGGTGCTGTAAACATACCTGTATTAAATAATGAGGAACGGGCGGCGGTAGGATTAACCTACCACAGAGACGGCACGGAGCAGGCCGTCAGGTTGGGTTTGGAATTGGTCTCGCCGAAACTCGGTGACAAACTGTCTGCGGTTGACAAGCTGTCTCGCGGCAGAAAAGTCGTAGTTTTTTGCTGGCGTGGAGGGCAGCGCAGCGAGTTGATGGCCTTGTTTTTAGATACCGCTGGTTATCCGGTTTACCGTATTGCAGGTGGTTATAAAGCTTACCGCAGTTATGTAAACGAATACCTGAGTCAGCAAAAACTACCTTTAAGAGCAGTCGTCTTGCACGGTTTAACAGGCGTGGGGAAAACAGATGTACTTAACAGTCTTGCTCAAAAAGGGGTGCCCGTGCTGGATCTGGAAGGATTGGCCCGGCACCGCGGGTCGGTCTACGGCAAGATCGGTTTGCCCCCTTCCCCGTCTCAGAAGGCTTTTGAAGGCCATATTGTGCAGTTGTTAAAAAAAGCCTGCGGTAGAGGTTTCTTTGTGGTCGAGTGTGAGAGCCGCCGGGTGGGCAATTTGTTTGTGCCGCCTCTGGTGATGGAATTCATCCGTCACGGCGAAAGAATTCTACTTTATACATCCATTGAAAACAGGATAAAAAGAATTCGGGAAGTGTACGCCGGCGGGCCGGGTTCAAGTGTGATTGAATTGCAGAGGGCGACCTCTTCCCTGGTGAAAAGGCTGGGGCGGGCCCGGGTGGAAGAATTAAACCAGCTGTTGGCGGAAAAAAATTTCGACCATGTCATTTCTTTCATGTTGAAATATCATTACGACCCGTTATACAATTACCCGGATAGTCCCGGCGCCGGTTATGATTTATGTGTGGATACCGCCGACATGGAAAACGCGGTTAAAATCATTTGCGAATTTGTAACAGACTTGCCGTTACATGAGTCGCTGCAGTAG
- a CDS encoding response regulator transcription factor: protein MQTVMVVEDDHSIALLLKTYLEHAGFQTQVAVNGEEALSMFSEVNPALVLLDLMLPGKDGWTVLDEIRQLNSCPVIMVTARGAVEDRLHGFDKGADDYILKPFDPDEVVARVKAVLRRPVHLVEPELVQFGTLVINFTSREVTVKGKPISLAPRHWELLTFLVRHPNQVFTRDQLLDHVWGMDYDGGDRAVDVSVKRIRQSLQEWPADEGEIATIRGKGYLLRVK from the coding sequence ATGCAAACAGTAATGGTTGTGGAAGACGATCATTCAATAGCCCTGCTGCTAAAAACTTACCTGGAGCATGCGGGTTTTCAGACCCAAGTTGCCGTAAACGGGGAAGAAGCATTATCCATGTTTTCTGAAGTAAATCCCGCACTGGTTCTTTTGGATTTAATGCTGCCCGGGAAAGACGGGTGGACGGTGCTGGATGAAATTCGCCAACTGAACAGTTGCCCTGTAATCATGGTGACAGCGCGCGGCGCTGTCGAGGATCGCTTACATGGGTTCGATAAGGGCGCTGATGATTACATATTAAAGCCCTTTGATCCCGATGAAGTAGTGGCTCGGGTGAAAGCAGTGCTGCGGCGGCCGGTTCACTTGGTTGAGCCTGAACTTGTCCAATTCGGAACCCTGGTGATAAATTTTACCTCCCGTGAAGTTACCGTCAAAGGGAAACCGATTTCGCTTGCGCCGCGGCATTGGGAGTTGTTGACTTTTCTGGTTCGCCACCCAAACCAGGTGTTCACCAGGGATCAGCTGCTGGACCACGTCTGGGGAATGGATTATGACGGGGGAGACCGTGCCGTGGACGTGTCGGTCAAACGCATACGGCAGTCTTTGCAGGAGTGGCCGGCGGATGAAGGGGAGATAGCGACAATCCGTGGAAAGGGGTATCTACTGCGTGTCAAGTAA
- a CDS encoding HAMP domain-containing sensor histidine kinase, with protein sequence MSSKQNDYTPNTVSMLTYWTRRYVLVLLGCLLLLALAAGIWIRIDTYEHIYSMLELRAEQLVDLNGQAPEESEFSNKLRQMEAGPRELKQPFPDADIIKDDSSNRKQQMEAGHHEPRPPIPEAVHTVDTAGNIQIIKKDENAAIDTSALFAVPPSYQNVLAGKNVREQVHVDSQTWLRVGVPVYQNGTVCKALYISMPVDNQIRGPYGLLALLTVTITLAGWLVLYFLSRRLIHPLREVAAAAQSIAEGNYDPVLPREVKERELQQLIESFRHMAAQLKQLEQLRSVLLAGVSHELRTPITSIRGMIQAVHDKIVTGAAAEEFLQISWNEAKRLQQMVEELLDFSSFEAGAAPIRGEPVNLSSLINEVIHQLSVLPEFSKVRFEPALPAEPVWVNGDAGRLRQMFINLFDNSKKAAATLININFQELNQQIILDIEDDGKGIDTTDQPFIFERFYRGSARQAIGRGLGLGLTISRLLAHAHGGDLVLLRTSAAGTTFRLSLTRYLK encoded by the coding sequence GTGTCAAGTAAACAAAACGATTATACTCCAAATACAGTATCAATGTTGACCTACTGGACACGCCGTTACGTCTTGGTATTGCTGGGCTGCCTTTTGCTCCTAGCCTTAGCTGCGGGAATTTGGATCCGGATTGATACATACGAACATATCTATAGCATGCTTGAATTACGCGCCGAGCAACTGGTTGATTTGAATGGTCAAGCGCCGGAAGAAAGCGAGTTTTCCAATAAGCTGCGGCAAATGGAGGCAGGCCCCCGCGAACTAAAGCAACCCTTTCCGGATGCGGACATTATAAAAGACGATTCTTCCAATAGAAAGCAACAAATGGAAGCGGGCCACCACGAACCGAGGCCGCCCATTCCAGAAGCAGTTCATACTGTAGATACAGCGGGAAACATTCAAATAATTAAAAAAGACGAAAATGCGGCTATTGATACTTCCGCGTTGTTCGCTGTTCCGCCCTCATATCAGAATGTCCTCGCCGGTAAAAATGTCCGTGAACAAGTTCATGTCGATTCTCAAACCTGGCTGCGTGTCGGCGTGCCTGTTTACCAAAACGGAACAGTCTGCAAGGCGCTCTATATCAGCATGCCTGTGGATAATCAAATCCGCGGCCCTTATGGTTTACTGGCATTACTTACCGTTACTATTACGTTGGCGGGCTGGTTGGTGCTATATTTTCTATCCCGGAGGTTAATCCATCCGCTCCGCGAAGTGGCTGCTGCCGCTCAGTCCATAGCTGAAGGCAATTATGACCCGGTTTTGCCCCGGGAGGTAAAAGAGCGGGAACTGCAACAATTAATCGAATCATTTCGCCATATGGCTGCTCAACTGAAACAACTTGAACAGCTTCGGTCCGTCCTGCTGGCAGGCGTGTCCCACGAACTGCGCACACCCATTACCTCAATCCGTGGGATGATCCAGGCGGTACACGATAAAATTGTAACCGGTGCGGCTGCGGAAGAGTTTCTGCAAATTTCATGGAATGAAGCCAAACGGTTACAACAGATGGTTGAAGAATTATTAGACTTTTCGTCCTTTGAGGCAGGCGCGGCACCCATACGAGGGGAGCCTGTTAATCTATCAAGCCTGATCAATGAGGTGATCCATCAACTGAGTGTACTTCCTGAATTCTCTAAAGTCCGGTTCGAGCCAGCCCTGCCGGCTGAACCTGTTTGGGTCAATGGAGACGCGGGAAGGCTCCGTCAAATGTTCATAAATTTATTTGATAATAGTAAAAAAGCTGCTGCGACTTTAATAAATATAAATTTCCAAGAACTTAATCAACAGATCATACTTGACATAGAGGACGACGGAAAAGGCATTGATACGACCGATCAACCTTTTATCTTTGAACGTTTTTACCGCGGCAGCGCCCGGCAGGCGATAGGCCGCGGGCTGGGCCTCGGTTTAACGATAAGCCGTTTGCTGGCTCATGCCCATGGCGGAGATTTGGTGCTATTACGTACTAGCGCCGCAGGTACGACGTTTCGCCTAAGTTTAACGCGATACTTAAAATAA
- a CDS encoding FtsK/SpoIIIE family DNA translocase — translation MANQGQLKEGLKHEISGVILVALGVLCIVSLLSQPSGFISDFAVKILKSIAGEGCYFFPLLLVLAGGRLVRRREQTVVSPRMYGILLIYLTVLTFFHLIIPLEDSFKAGIAGDGGGLLGALLSYLIRKSFGMFGTYIILITAGLIALLLLTNLSLWSLAQVFSAKLKEGSQKGLRGVVDYFFTEVEEDSEQALPPTPVIIDQGERVTMQGAPVVSEQPVEGQDQEETQVKNKKEPVKAKNAAGKQEPAEEETEHEPNITLDFLPENTSYRLPPLTILSRPFRLKNNRLSKDINENIRKLEETLDSFGIKARVIQVSRGPAITRYEIQPPSGVKVSRIVSLADDIALSMAAPGVRIEAPIPGKAAVGIEIPNKETSMVHLRDLLETQEFIQGGSKLTISLGKDIAGNPVVADLAKMPHLLIAGATGSGKSVCINTLIVSILFKATPEEVKFLMIDPKMVELAMYNGIPHLVSPVVIEPKKAATSLRWAVKEMEHRYELFAAAGVRDITHYNQLFKNKDHDQDNKQMPLPLMVVIIDELSDLMMVAPADVEDAVCRLAQMARAAGIHLLVATQRPSVDVITGLIKANIPSRISFAVSSQIDSRTILDMAGAEKLLGKGDMLFSPVGASKPLRVQGAFLSDKEVEDLVNYLKKQAEPVYNDKILHDEPAKEAIPEIEDELLPQAVQILIESGHASISLLQRRLHIGYARAARLIDMMEKKGIVGGYEGSKPRAILMTLEQFNQMFRKS, via the coding sequence ATGGCAAATCAGGGCCAACTAAAGGAAGGATTAAAACACGAAATATCCGGGGTTATTTTGGTTGCGCTTGGCGTGCTCTGTATTGTCAGCCTTCTGTCGCAACCGTCTGGTTTTATAAGCGATTTCGCAGTGAAGATTTTAAAGAGTATCGCTGGTGAAGGATGCTACTTTTTCCCGCTATTACTGGTCCTGGCAGGGGGCAGGCTGGTGCGCAGGCGGGAGCAGACTGTGGTTTCACCGAGGATGTATGGGATATTGCTGATCTATCTCACTGTATTAACTTTTTTTCATCTGATTATCCCCCTGGAAGATTCCTTTAAGGCGGGGATCGCCGGAGACGGGGGCGGGTTGCTCGGAGCGCTGCTTAGTTATTTGATTAGAAAGTCTTTTGGAATGTTTGGCACTTATATCATCTTGATTACGGCCGGGCTTATCGCTTTATTGCTGTTGACAAACCTTTCCCTATGGTCATTGGCCCAGGTGTTTTCAGCTAAATTGAAAGAGGGGTCTCAAAAAGGTTTACGGGGAGTGGTAGACTACTTCTTTACTGAAGTTGAAGAGGATAGTGAACAAGCATTGCCGCCAACTCCTGTCATTATTGATCAGGGTGAGCGTGTAACAATGCAGGGAGCCCCGGTCGTTTCCGAACAACCTGTTGAAGGACAAGATCAGGAGGAAACGCAAGTCAAAAATAAAAAAGAGCCGGTAAAAGCGAAAAACGCTGCCGGCAAACAGGAGCCCGCCGAAGAAGAAACAGAACACGAACCAAATATAACGTTGGATTTTTTACCGGAAAATACATCCTACCGGTTGCCTCCGTTGACGATTCTTTCGAGGCCGTTCAGGCTGAAGAATAACCGGTTAAGTAAAGATATAAATGAAAATATCCGTAAGTTGGAAGAAACCTTGGACAGCTTCGGGATTAAGGCTAGAGTAATTCAAGTTTCCCGGGGTCCGGCCATTACCCGTTACGAAATCCAGCCGCCTTCCGGCGTCAAAGTCAGCCGGATTGTCAGTTTAGCTGACGATATCGCTTTGAGCATGGCGGCGCCGGGTGTGCGGATTGAGGCGCCTATACCCGGCAAAGCTGCCGTCGGCATAGAAATACCAAATAAGGAAACCTCCATGGTTCACTTGCGTGACCTGCTGGAAACGCAGGAATTCATTCAAGGCGGTTCAAAACTAACAATATCGTTGGGGAAAGACATTGCCGGCAACCCGGTTGTCGCGGATTTAGCCAAAATGCCCCATCTGCTGATCGCCGGCGCCACCGGCTCCGGTAAAAGTGTCTGCATCAACACTTTGATTGTCAGTATACTCTTTAAGGCAACACCTGAAGAAGTTAAATTCCTGATGATTGATCCGAAAATGGTGGAACTCGCCATGTACAATGGAATTCCACATTTGGTTTCACCTGTAGTGATTGAGCCGAAAAAAGCGGCCACATCCTTGAGGTGGGCCGTGAAGGAAATGGAACACCGCTATGAGTTGTTCGCCGCGGCTGGAGTGCGTGATATCACCCACTATAACCAATTGTTTAAGAATAAGGACCATGACCAGGATAATAAGCAGATGCCGCTGCCTTTAATGGTAGTGATCATTGACGAATTATCCGACCTGATGATGGTTGCCCCGGCGGATGTGGAGGACGCTGTTTGCCGTTTGGCGCAAATGGCCAGGGCTGCGGGCATACACCTGCTGGTTGCCACCCAGCGGCCGTCTGTGGACGTAATCACCGGTTTGATCAAGGCGAACATTCCTTCCCGCATCTCATTCGCGGTGTCTTCTCAAATTGACTCGCGCACAATTCTGGATATGGCCGGCGCGGAAAAGCTCCTTGGAAAGGGGGACATGCTCTTTTCGCCGGTAGGGGCTTCAAAGCCTTTACGCGTACAGGGCGCTTTTCTGTCTGACAAGGAAGTCGAGGATCTGGTTAATTACCTAAAAAAACAAGCTGAACCCGTATATAATGATAAGATCTTGCATGATGAGCCGGCGAAAGAGGCTATTCCTGAAATTGAGGACGAGCTTTTGCCCCAGGCAGTGCAAATTCTTATTGAAAGCGGCCACGCTTCCATCTCGCTGCTGCAAAGAAGGCTGCACATCGGATATGCCAGGGCGGCCAGATTAATTGACATGATGGAAAAGAAAGGGATCGTTGGTGGCTATGAAGGTAGTAAGCCCAGAGCTATACTGATGACTTTAGAACAATTTAACCAGATGTTCAGGAAAAGTTAG
- a CDS encoding ATP-dependent Clp protease proteolytic subunit, with protein sequence MTTAGCKSDSGIIPGDPGVPEPDPDVLPEPERRDEPEKEPKPGKRVAGQTKGALESVKEMGSTPIPEVKSNIHCLTIVGQIEGHLVLPPQNKTTKYEHMIPQLVALEQAPEVKGILIVLNTVGGDVEAGLAIAEIIASMSKPSVSVVLGGGHSIGVPVAVSCTYSFIASTASMTIHPIRLNGLVIGVPQTYEYLDKMQDRVVRFVTDHSDITEEKFRELMFRTGELARDIGTVLIGKEAVDIGLINEVGGIGDAVKKLNDLIETNENMKKEAPLQ encoded by the coding sequence ATGACCACTGCCGGTTGTAAATCCGATTCGGGAATAATACCCGGCGATCCCGGTGTGCCTGAGCCCGATCCGGATGTATTGCCAGAACCTGAACGAAGGGATGAGCCTGAAAAAGAACCGAAACCCGGTAAGAGAGTGGCCGGCCAGACCAAAGGCGCGCTTGAATCGGTCAAGGAAATGGGCTCAACACCGATACCCGAGGTAAAAAGTAACATTCACTGCCTGACCATAGTAGGTCAGATTGAAGGCCATTTAGTGCTCCCGCCGCAGAATAAGACCACAAAATACGAACATATGATTCCACAGTTGGTGGCTTTGGAACAAGCTCCCGAGGTAAAAGGCATTTTAATTGTGCTTAATACGGTGGGGGGAGATGTGGAAGCGGGCTTAGCGATTGCAGAGATTATTGCCAGCATGTCCAAGCCTTCCGTATCTGTTGTACTGGGAGGCGGACATTCAATCGGCGTGCCGGTTGCGGTATCATGCACCTATAGCTTTATCGCTTCAACAGCAAGCATGACCATACACCCGATCCGTTTGAACGGCTTGGTAATCGGCGTTCCCCAGACTTATGAATATCTGGATAAGATGCAGGATCGGGTAGTGCGTTTCGTTACGGATCATTCGGACATAACGGAGGAGAAATTCCGCGAATTAATGTTTCGCACCGGGGAATTAGCCAGAGATATCGGGACGGTACTGATCGGCAAAGAAGCGGTGGATATCGGCTTGATTAACGAGGTGGGGGGTATCGGTGACGCGGTAAAAAAACTCAACGATTTAATTGAAACAAACGAAAATATGAAAAAAGAGGCGCCACTACAATGA
- a CDS encoding manganese catalase family protein, with amino-acid sequence MWVYQKKLEYPVRVSGPNPKLAKVIITQYGGPDGELSASLRYLNQRYTMPTDKAKGLLTDIGTEEMAHMEIVATLFYKLTRGVSPQQMQAAGLGGHYAQHDTALFWSDPNGVPWIAAYVAATGDPVADLTEDMDAEQKARATYEHLIHLSDDPCVTDVLKFLRQREVVHFQRFGETLNDVQSFMREKKVFLSTGKDIVEP; translated from the coding sequence ATGTGGGTTTATCAAAAAAAATTAGAATACCCGGTAAGGGTATCCGGTCCTAATCCCAAGTTGGCAAAAGTGATTATTACTCAATATGGCGGGCCGGACGGGGAATTGTCGGCCTCTTTACGGTACCTGAACCAAAGATACACCATGCCCACGGACAAGGCAAAAGGGTTGCTGACGGATATTGGCACTGAAGAGATGGCTCATATGGAAATTGTGGCAACTCTTTTTTACAAGCTGACCAGGGGAGTCAGCCCCCAGCAAATGCAGGCCGCCGGACTGGGCGGGCATTACGCCCAGCATGACACCGCCCTGTTCTGGAGCGACCCCAACGGCGTGCCCTGGATAGCCGCCTATGTAGCTGCCACAGGCGACCCGGTTGCTGATCTGACCGAAGATATGGATGCTGAGCAAAAGGCTAGGGCTACTTACGAGCATCTGATCCATTTAAGTGATGACCCTTGTGTCACTGATGTGCTTAAATTCCTAAGGCAGAGGGAGGTAGTACACTTTCAGCGCTTTGGCGAGACGCTGAACGATGTCCAGAGTTTCATGCGTGAAAAAAAGGTGTTTTTAAGTACGGGAAAGGATATTGTAGAACCGTAA
- a CDS encoding YlzJ-like family protein, translating into MILYTPMQLELVLEGFDGTKYPEYQEINYDGVSMLVENTSSGKKRIVKLLSTNPYDYLKTNLQPGSLIEC; encoded by the coding sequence ATGATTCTATATACTCCAATGCAGCTGGAATTGGTTTTGGAAGGTTTTGACGGGACAAAATACCCGGAGTATCAGGAAATTAACTACGACGGTGTTTCAATGCTGGTTGAAAATACGAGCAGCGGAAAGAAAAGAATAGTAAAACTTTTAAGCACAAATCCCTATGATTATTTGAAAACAAATTTGCAACCCGGAAGCTTAATCGAGTGTTAA
- a CDS encoding undecaprenyl-diphosphate phosphatase, translating into MTVLQALVLGIVQGLGEFLPISSSAHLVLVPWAFKWQDPGLSFDVALHMGTLVAVVAFFWKDWVVLIADGLMRRPTREGSLFWYLVVATVPGAASGFLFEKQAETIFRNPILIGIMLIVMGMILYWVDRKAVRRKQLYGITLTDSLFIGFLQALSIIPGVSRSGITMTAGRFRGLTRETAARFSFLLSTPIIFGAGMAKLMELSAGDLNAAFITGIVSSAVVGFISIGFLLRYLTERSFVIFVWYRFIVGFAVIILALVRTAGV; encoded by the coding sequence TTGACTGTTTTACAGGCGCTGGTACTGGGGATAGTCCAGGGGCTCGGAGAATTTCTTCCCATATCCAGTTCCGCCCATCTAGTCCTTGTACCTTGGGCTTTCAAGTGGCAGGATCCCGGGTTATCATTTGACGTGGCACTACATATGGGAACATTGGTGGCGGTGGTAGCCTTCTTTTGGAAGGACTGGGTGGTATTGATTGCTGATGGCTTAATGCGCAGACCTACCAGGGAAGGATCTTTGTTCTGGTATCTGGTTGTTGCCACAGTACCTGGCGCTGCATCCGGTTTTTTGTTTGAAAAACAGGCTGAAACTATTTTTAGAAATCCAATCTTGATTGGTATAATGCTTATTGTCATGGGTATGATTTTATACTGGGTTGACCGGAAAGCGGTAAGAAGGAAGCAGCTTTATGGGATCACTTTGACGGACAGCTTATTTATCGGTTTTTTACAAGCGTTGTCAATTATCCCTGGAGTATCCCGTTCGGGTATAACCATGACCGCGGGACGTTTCCGCGGGCTGACACGTGAAACCGCGGCTAGATTTTCATTTTTACTCTCGACGCCGATTATTTTCGGAGCGGGCATGGCAAAATTAATGGAATTATCCGCCGGGGATTTAAACGCGGCTTTTATCACCGGAATTGTCTCTTCGGCTGTGGTGGGCTTTATTTCAATTGGTTTTTTGCTGAGATATTTGACTGAGCGCAGCTTTGTTATATTTGTATGGTACCGTTTTATTGTGGGGTTTGCGGTGATTATCCTGGCGTTAGTCAGGACTGCCGGGGTCTAA
- a CDS encoding spore coat protein CotJB — translation MDNKQEKTQTQKTDKHEDKAKAENMYNQQAQMLLKIQELEFTAIELNLYLDTHPDDQQALSLYNSVVPQLKKCIEAYEQYYGPLFPFGMASSQHPWQWINSPWPWDM, via the coding sequence ATGGACAATAAACAAGAAAAGACCCAGACTCAAAAAACAGACAAACATGAAGATAAGGCCAAAGCTGAAAACATGTATAATCAACAGGCGCAAATGCTTTTAAAAATACAAGAACTTGAGTTTACCGCTATTGAATTAAACTTATACCTGGATACACATCCGGATGACCAGCAGGCCCTGAGTTTATATAATTCGGTTGTGCCTCAGCTAAAAAAATGTATTGAGGCCTATGAACAATATTACGGTCCGCTATTTCCTTTCGGTATGGCTTCCAGTCAGCACCCTTGGCAGTGGATCAACTCCCCCTGGCCTTGGGATATGTAA